One genomic segment of Pandoraea thiooxydans includes these proteins:
- a CDS encoding GlsB/YeaQ/YmgE family stress response membrane protein, whose amino-acid sequence MHGIIVLLLIGLVAGWLASLVVGGAYGLIGDMVVGVIGAFLGGWILRHAGVSVGYGTLGRIITATIGAIVLLAVLRLARR is encoded by the coding sequence ATGCACGGCATTATCGTTCTGTTGCTGATCGGGTTGGTGGCGGGCTGGCTGGCCAGCCTGGTAGTGGGTGGGGCCTACGGCTTGATCGGTGACATGGTGGTCGGCGTGATCGGCGCGTTCCTGGGCGGCTGGATTTTGCGCCATGCCGGCGTCTCGGTGGGCTACGGCACGCTGGGGCGCATCATTACCGCCACCATCGGCGCGATCGTGCTGCTCGCGGTATTGCGGCTGGCGCGGCGCTGA